In the genome of Halapricum salinum, one region contains:
- a CDS encoding NUDIX hydrolase — protein MSWREIRPVALGVVRRGDELLVGEDSDPATGETFYRLLGGGVEFGEHSREAVVREFAEEMGVEFRVERHVGTFEDVFDVDGETGHEIWRVYAGEIVEEWPYEREQFEFDERERGETCLARWLSVETLRNEVTFYSPAVLDALEESAR, from the coding sequence ATGTCCTGGCGTGAGATCCGACCCGTCGCCCTCGGCGTCGTGCGGCGCGGCGACGAACTGCTCGTCGGCGAGGACTCCGATCCGGCGACCGGCGAGACGTTCTACCGGCTGCTCGGCGGCGGTGTCGAGTTCGGCGAGCACAGCCGCGAAGCCGTCGTCCGTGAGTTCGCAGAGGAGATGGGCGTCGAGTTTCGAGTGGAGCGCCACGTCGGTACTTTCGAGGACGTCTTCGACGTCGACGGCGAGACGGGCCACGAAATCTGGCGGGTCTACGCGGGCGAAATCGTCGAGGAGTGGCCCTACGAACGCGAGCAGTTCGAGTTCGACGAGCGCGAGCGCGGAGAGACGTGTCTCGCGCGGTGGCTGTCCGTCGAGACGCTTCGAAACGAGGTGACGTTCTACTCACCGGCGGTGCTGGACGCGCTGGAGGAATCTGCCCGGTAA
- a CDS encoding aldehyde dehydrogenase family protein yields the protein MASDSYQHYVGGEWIDGEGTETFDSVDPATRETLGTFPRGTPDDVQQAVAAAEDAVEEWRAESYIDRAEYLWDVFHELRDRHQELGEIVTRECGKEISEGKADVTEAWHMVEWAAGNARHPHGDIVPSEISSKDSYMRRKPKGVVGCITPWNFPVAIPFWHMAVSLVEGNTVVWKPAEQTPWCGQTIAEMFDDAGIPDGVFNMVQGYGDAGNAIVEDERVDTVLFTGSAEVGHKVAGKIGGQPGRSACCEMGGKNAIIVTENADLDIALHSAVMSSFKTTGQRCVSSERLIVHEDVYDEFKDRFVDLAEDVAVGDPLDEDTFMGPVVDESQVEKFGRYNDLARTEGANVLVDRERLDDAEIPDGFQDGFWVGPFVYEVDYDPDLRCIREEVFGPHVALIEYSGTIEDAVEIHNAVDYGLAGAVISEDYRQINYYRDNAEVGLAYGNLPCIGAEVQLPFGGVKMSGSGPPHAREVIEAVTERTAWTLNNSKEIEMAQGLSAEIKTDE from the coding sequence ATGGCGTCAGATTCCTATCAGCACTACGTTGGCGGCGAATGGATCGACGGCGAGGGAACCGAGACCTTCGACAGCGTCGATCCGGCCACCAGAGAGACACTGGGGACGTTCCCACGCGGGACGCCCGACGACGTACAGCAGGCCGTCGCAGCTGCCGAAGACGCCGTCGAGGAGTGGCGTGCAGAGTCCTACATCGACCGCGCGGAGTACCTCTGGGACGTCTTCCACGAACTCCGGGATCGCCACCAGGAACTGGGCGAGATCGTCACCAGAGAGTGCGGCAAGGAGATCAGCGAGGGCAAAGCCGACGTGACCGAGGCCTGGCACATGGTCGAGTGGGCCGCCGGCAACGCTCGCCACCCCCACGGTGATATCGTGCCCAGCGAGATCTCCAGCAAGGACAGCTACATGCGCCGCAAACCGAAGGGCGTCGTCGGCTGTATCACGCCCTGGAATTTCCCGGTCGCGATCCCGTTCTGGCACATGGCCGTCTCACTGGTGGAAGGGAATACCGTGGTCTGGAAGCCCGCCGAGCAGACGCCGTGGTGTGGTCAGACCATCGCCGAGATGTTCGACGACGCCGGTATTCCTGACGGTGTGTTCAACATGGTCCAGGGCTACGGGGACGCCGGCAACGCCATCGTCGAGGACGAGCGCGTCGACACCGTTCTCTTCACCGGCTCGGCGGAGGTCGGTCACAAGGTCGCAGGCAAGATCGGCGGCCAGCCCGGCAGAAGCGCCTGCTGTGAGATGGGTGGCAAGAACGCGATCATCGTGACCGAGAACGCCGACCTCGATATCGCCCTTCACTCCGCCGTGATGTCGAGTTTCAAGACGACGGGTCAGCGGTGCGTGTCGAGCGAGCGGTTGATCGTCCACGAGGACGTCTACGACGAGTTCAAAGACCGCTTCGTCGATCTGGCCGAGGACGTCGCTGTCGGCGATCCCCTCGATGAAGACACCTTCATGGGGCCGGTCGTCGACGAGAGCCAGGTCGAGAAGTTCGGCCGCTACAACGATCTGGCCCGGACCGAGGGCGCGAACGTCCTCGTCGATCGCGAGCGACTCGACGACGCGGAGATCCCGGACGGCTTTCAGGATGGGTTCTGGGTCGGGCCGTTCGTCTACGAGGTCGACTACGACCCCGACCTGCGCTGTATCCGCGAGGAGGTGTTCGGCCCGCACGTCGCGCTGATCGAGTACTCGGGTACGATCGAGGACGCCGTCGAGATCCACAACGCCGTCGACTACGGCCTGGCGGGCGCGGTCATCTCGGAGGACTACCGACAGATCAACTACTACCGTGACAACGCCGAGGTCGGCCTGGCTTACGGGAACCTTCCGTGTATCGGCGCGGAGGTCCAGTTGCCCTTCGGCGGCGTGAAGATGTCCGGGTCGGGCCCGCCACACGCCCGCGAGGTCATCGAGGCCGTCACCGAGCGCACCGCCTGGACGCTGAACAACTCCAAGGAGATCGAGATGGCTCAGGGGCTGAGCGCGGAGATCAAGACCGACGAGTAG
- a CDS encoding YihY/virulence factor BrkB family protein has protein sequence MQIDRARVERVVRAIVHEARVEKIPFLAGSIAYHAFVSLLPLFALLLYVASGLGNASMEAGLIRLSRAVFTEGAQEVLIAEMRDASRSTGVSVLGIVVLIWGTLRIFRGLDTAFSDIYETEAENTFFDQLTDGVLVLGTFAIAILLAVLVYRVVPTEGALAFVEPVVVVFGLTLVLLPMYYVFPDTDVSVPEILPGAVFAAVGVTTFQAGFRLYVSSGEQNVVGGILLLLTWLYVTGLVILLGVVVNAVLSNRSADVSIRPVIGGISPIDETGRWTKTELQHALSTIDARTTSRTPLGLRIDEETIELPAPQSIEIASEDGLLGSGPESSTLTLRWTPATFDDAADETAGDEADEASEDGGDDAPDDT, from the coding sequence ATGCAGATCGATCGGGCGCGGGTCGAGCGCGTGGTTCGGGCGATCGTCCACGAGGCCCGCGTCGAGAAGATCCCGTTTCTCGCCGGGAGTATCGCCTATCACGCGTTCGTCTCGCTGTTGCCGCTGTTCGCGCTCTTGCTGTACGTCGCCTCGGGCCTCGGAAATGCGTCGATGGAGGCCGGACTCATTCGATTGAGCCGCGCAGTCTTCACCGAGGGCGCCCAGGAGGTGCTAATCGCGGAGATGCGCGACGCCAGTCGCTCGACCGGCGTCTCGGTCCTCGGGATCGTCGTGTTGATCTGGGGGACGTTACGAATCTTCCGCGGGCTGGATACGGCGTTCTCGGACATCTACGAGACAGAAGCCGAGAACACCTTTTTCGACCAGCTCACCGACGGCGTGCTCGTGCTGGGCACGTTCGCCATCGCGATCCTGCTCGCGGTGCTGGTCTACCGGGTCGTCCCGACGGAGGGCGCTCTGGCGTTCGTCGAACCAGTGGTGGTCGTCTTCGGCCTGACGCTCGTCCTCCTGCCAATGTACTACGTCTTTCCGGACACGGACGTCAGCGTCCCCGAGATCCTTCCCGGGGCCGTCTTCGCCGCGGTCGGCGTGACGACCTTCCAGGCGGGCTTTCGCTTGTACGTCAGTTCGGGCGAGCAGAACGTCGTCGGCGGCATCCTGCTGTTGTTGACCTGGCTGTACGTCACCGGCCTCGTCATCCTGCTCGGGGTCGTCGTCAACGCGGTCCTCTCGAACCGGAGCGCGGACGTGAGCATCCGGCCTGTCATCGGCGGTATCAGCCCGATCGACGAGACCGGACGCTGGACGAAGACCGAGTTGCAGCACGCCCTCTCGACGATCGACGCACGAACCACCTCGCGGACGCCGCTCGGGCTGCGAATCGACGAGGAGACGATCGAGCTGCCGGCCCCCCAATCGATCGAGATCGCGAGCGAGGACGGACTGCTCGGGAGCGGGCCTGAATCGTCGACACTGACGCTCCGGTGGACGCCCGCAACGTTCGACGACGCGGCCGATGAGACGGCCGGAGACGAAGCTGACGAGGCATCCGAAGACGGAGGCGACGACGCACCCGACGACACCTGA
- a CDS encoding CDC48 family AAA ATPase — protein MTGGNGVELTVAGARKRDAGRGIARLPEPVRSRLGVLSGDSVIIQGDSTTVAKVWPDDGDEDVVRIDADTRANAGVTIGDTVRVRPATVTDAESITVTPTEDLGEMEPTAAGPLVKEGLLDRPLRRNEQFHVDGVGGFRVLETTPGGSVRVDPGTDVDVVPPEEAVRQRDEGDDSAASDSDESEQEPGGTTYEDIGGLDDELEKVREMVELPLSNPDVFRRLSIAPPSGVLLYGPPGTGKTLIARAVANEVDAYFDVISGPEIVSKYKGESEEQLREAFDRAAENAPSILFIDEVDSIAGRRDEDSDMENRVVAQLLTLMDGLEDRGRVVVMGATNRVDAVDPALRRGGRFDREIEIGVPDVTGRREILDVHTRGMPLADDVDLDRLAERTHGFVGADVASLVTEAAMAALRRDSEKPTVSRADFETAMAAVEPSAMREYVAESPTVDFEDVGGLDDAKDTLERAVEWPLLYGPLFEAADTDPPSGVLLYGPPGTGKTLLARALAGESGVNFVHVNGPELLDRYVGESEESVREVFELARQTAPTIIFLDEIDAVAGKRGETHEVTERVVSQLLTELDGVVDNPNVVVVAATNRKAVLDDALLRPGRLEEHVEVPLPDAAGRRKIFDVHTDRKPLAEDVDLDALVAQTEGYSGAEIEALVREAAMAAIDDIVLAHDPEKANEYADEISITTAHFEEALED, from the coding sequence ATGACAGGCGGCAACGGGGTGGAGCTGACGGTCGCGGGTGCGCGCAAGCGCGATGCAGGCCGCGGGATCGCACGATTGCCCGAGCCAGTACGGAGTCGGCTCGGGGTCCTCAGCGGCGATTCGGTGATCATCCAAGGGGACTCGACGACGGTGGCGAAGGTCTGGCCGGACGACGGCGACGAGGACGTCGTCCGGATCGACGCCGACACCCGAGCCAACGCCGGGGTGACGATCGGTGACACCGTCAGGGTCCGTCCGGCGACGGTCACTGACGCCGAGTCGATCACCGTCACGCCGACCGAGGACCTGGGTGAGATGGAGCCGACGGCGGCCGGCCCGCTGGTCAAAGAGGGGCTGCTCGACCGCCCGCTCAGGCGGAACGAACAGTTCCACGTCGACGGCGTCGGCGGGTTCCGCGTGCTGGAGACGACGCCCGGCGGGTCTGTCCGAGTCGATCCCGGGACCGACGTCGACGTCGTCCCGCCCGAGGAGGCCGTCCGACAGCGCGACGAGGGTGACGACAGCGCCGCGAGCGATAGTGATGAGAGCGAGCAAGAACCCGGCGGGACGACCTACGAGGACATCGGCGGGTTGGACGACGAACTCGAAAAAGTCCGAGAGATGGTCGAACTCCCGCTGTCGAATCCCGACGTCTTCCGGCGGCTCTCGATAGCACCGCCCAGCGGCGTTCTCCTGTACGGCCCGCCCGGCACGGGCAAGACGTTGATCGCGCGGGCGGTCGCCAACGAGGTCGACGCCTACTTCGACGTCATCTCCGGGCCGGAGATCGTCTCCAAATACAAGGGCGAGAGCGAGGAGCAACTCCGTGAGGCGTTCGACCGGGCGGCAGAGAACGCGCCGTCCATCCTGTTCATCGACGAAGTCGACTCCATCGCGGGACGGCGCGACGAGGACAGCGACATGGAGAACCGCGTCGTCGCCCAGTTGCTGACGCTGATGGACGGCCTCGAAGATCGCGGCCGCGTCGTCGTGATGGGCGCGACCAACCGCGTCGACGCGGTCGATCCCGCACTCCGCCGGGGCGGTCGCTTCGATCGCGAGATCGAGATCGGCGTCCCCGACGTTACGGGCCGTCGTGAGATCCTCGACGTCCACACGCGCGGGATGCCCCTGGCCGACGACGTCGACCTCGATCGGCTGGCCGAACGCACACATGGATTCGTCGGCGCGGACGTCGCGTCGCTGGTGACCGAGGCGGCGATGGCGGCGCTGCGACGCGACAGCGAGAAGCCGACGGTCTCGCGGGCGGACTTCGAGACGGCGATGGCCGCGGTCGAGCCCTCCGCGATGCGGGAGTACGTCGCCGAGTCACCGACCGTCGACTTCGAGGACGTCGGCGGACTCGACGACGCGAAAGACACCCTCGAACGTGCCGTCGAGTGGCCGCTGCTGTACGGGCCGCTGTTCGAGGCCGCCGACACGGATCCGCCCAGTGGCGTCCTGCTCTATGGCCCGCCCGGCACGGGAAAGACCCTCCTCGCGCGGGCACTCGCGGGCGAGAGCGGCGTCAACTTCGTCCACGTCAACGGGCCCGAACTGCTCGATCGCTACGTCGGCGAGTCCGAGGAGTCAGTCCGAGAAGTGTTCGAACTGGCGCGCCAGACCGCGCCGACGATCATTTTCCTGGACGAGATCGACGCTGTCGCGGGCAAGCGTGGCGAGACCCACGAGGTGACTGAGCGGGTCGTCTCCCAGCTGCTGACCGAGCTTGACGGCGTCGTCGACAACCCAAACGTCGTGGTCGTCGCCGCCACGAACCGCAAGGCCGTACTCGACGACGCGCTGCTCCGCCCGGGTCGGCTGGAAGAACACGTCGAGGTCCCGCTGCCGGACGCCGCCGGGCGCCGGAAGATCTTCGACGTTCACACCGATCGCAAGCCGCTGGCCGAGGACGTCGATCTGGACGCCCTCGTTGCACAGACAGAGGGCTACTCCGGCGCGGAGATCGAGGCGCTCGTCCGGGAGGCTGCCATGGCCGCCATCGACGACATCGTACTGGCACACGATCCCGAGAAAGCAAACGAGTACGCCGACGAGATTTCGATCACGACCGCTCACTTCGAGGAAGCGCTCGAAGACTGA
- a CDS encoding DUF7128 family protein: MVATTERDDMTWYQCEECGLMFDDQSEAEQHETNCDSEDPSYIQ, from the coding sequence ATGGTCGCCACAACCGAACGCGACGACATGACGTGGTACCAGTGTGAGGAGTGTGGGCTGATGTTCGACGACCAGTCCGAAGCCGAACAACACGAGACGAACTGCGATTCGGAAGACCCCTCCTACATCCAGTGA
- a CDS encoding sodium:calcium antiporter — MLAEVVVFGVGLATLVFGADRAVDAAGDLALYYGVSPFFIGVTVVSIGTSVPEMVTSIYASYYGAGDLVVGNIVGSETAQITLAIAVVAFIAPIVAKRRNIAIYGTAMILSMIIMLLTLEDGQIVRSEGLLMMLAYTQFIYILYTNEGGEEITEEVLEEPRTPLQSVPWIVGGLFLVVVGGQVMVTNGVAIAQLLGVPEYLIGLLTGLGTTVPEVVVAGIAAYEGRGGISVGSLLGSNITDPVFSLGVGAVFFDVVVDDPAAMGPSLLYMVGVSIAVLGLFYWRRGIDRRAAVVCLLLYLPTFLVV, encoded by the coding sequence ATGCTCGCGGAGGTGGTGGTATTCGGCGTCGGACTGGCGACGCTCGTGTTCGGGGCTGATAGAGCCGTCGACGCGGCTGGCGATCTCGCGCTCTACTACGGCGTCTCGCCGTTTTTCATCGGTGTCACCGTCGTTTCGATCGGGACGTCGGTCCCGGAGATGGTGACGTCGATCTACGCCTCCTACTACGGGGCTGGCGACCTCGTCGTCGGGAACATCGTCGGCTCTGAGACTGCTCAGATCACGCTGGCGATCGCCGTCGTCGCCTTCATTGCGCCGATCGTCGCCAAACGACGAAACATCGCCATCTACGGGACGGCGATGATCCTCTCGATGATTATCATGCTCTTGACCCTCGAAGACGGGCAGATCGTCCGTTCGGAGGGCCTGCTGATGATGCTCGCGTACACGCAGTTCATCTACATCCTCTACACGAACGAGGGGGGCGAGGAGATCACCGAGGAGGTTCTGGAAGAACCACGCACGCCGCTGCAGTCGGTCCCCTGGATCGTCGGCGGCCTCTTCTTGGTCGTCGTCGGTGGGCAGGTGATGGTCACCAACGGTGTGGCGATCGCCCAACTGCTCGGCGTACCGGAGTACTTGATCGGTCTACTGACCGGACTCGGGACGACCGTGCCCGAGGTCGTCGTCGCCGGGATCGCGGCCTACGAGGGTCGAGGTGGAATCTCCGTCGGATCGCTCCTCGGCAGCAACATCACCGATCCGGTGTTCTCACTCGGTGTCGGCGCGGTCTTCTTCGATGTCGTGGTCGATGACCCCGCAGCGATGGGACCATCGCTTCTGTACATGGTCGGCGTCTCGATTGCGGTCCTCGGGTTGTTCTACTGGCGGCGCGGGATCGACCGGCGGGCTGCCGTCGTCTGTCTCCTGTTGTATCTGCCGACCTTTCTCGTCGTGTGA
- a CDS encoding DUF5796 family protein, producing the protein MSRPSEVAPSTLPVELTEDGIAVEYLDGRTVFYHGVPATAETPLTTSPGKDVHALVTDESGTEGILTYVDERKTDGDILESSGVGRVLLEKGETTSLYPGVRVHRTGFRYEIEVDFDAVEGRVFVFEEDEMGEMGREIVAE; encoded by the coding sequence ATGAGTCGCCCGAGCGAAGTCGCACCCTCGACGCTGCCCGTCGAACTGACCGAGGACGGCATCGCCGTCGAGTACCTCGACGGCCGGACGGTGTTCTACCATGGCGTGCCGGCCACGGCCGAGACGCCGCTGACGACGAGCCCCGGCAAGGACGTCCACGCCCTCGTCACCGACGAGAGCGGCACCGAGGGAATCCTCACGTACGTCGACGAGCGCAAGACCGACGGCGACATCCTCGAATCCAGCGGCGTCGGCCGGGTCCTTCTCGAAAAGGGCGAGACGACGAGTCTCTATCCCGGTGTTCGAGTCCACCGAACGGGCTTCCGCTACGAGATTGAGGTCGACTTCGACGCTGTCGAGGGGCGGGTGTTCGTCTTCGAAGAGGACGAGATGGGAGAGATGGGGCGGGAGATAGTAGCGGAGTAG